In Sphingobacterium sp. SYP-B4668, the sequence GGGTTTATAAGAAAGTCCGCCTATAATACCGGCAACTTGTCTGGACTCCTCATCAGAAAGGGTCATGACACACCTTGACTCATTTTCTTCGGTATCGTAGCGATACAGCTCTCTTCTTCCATCGTCATGGATAACAACAACCATGCTATCCCCTGCATCCGTCTCTATTTGATATTTCTTACCTATACCAATAAGATCCGATTCTCTTACAACTGACATAATGTAAATGATTAGTGATTAATTATATGCGAAACGGCTTTCTTATTGAACCGTATCTTGCAAACTTAGTTAAACTTTTTTTGATATGAAAACTGAAGCCCATTATCAGACAGCAGTCTTGTATTCGTTTTCTAAAACACGATAACATCGTGCTTTAGCGGCCAACTATTCCGCATGAATCAGCTTATATGTCCCGTCCTCACGTTGCTCAGGTCGGCCAATAGCTATACTTTTAGAATGGTAGAACAAATAGATCCAATCATTCGGAGCACCCTCTTCCCAATATTCTTGACGTAATTCTTTGGCCCTGCGCCCATCATAGTCATACTTTGCGATGAAGTTACGGAAGATCTCCTCTGGCTCAGGAAGTACGTCTCCTCCAAAAAAGTAATGTTCACCTCCAGTCTCTATATGGAATGCTTGATGGTGAGGTGTATGTCCACCATTTTGCTCAAAGCTAATCTCCTGGTTGACCATCCCTCCACCCTCTACCAAAACGAGGTTACCGCTTCTTTGGATAACATCAAATATATCTGTCTTGTAAGAAGATGAATGCCCACTGAACGCGTCTTCCCATTCTCCTCTTTGCACAATATATTCCGCTTCTGGAAAAGCGATGCGACCTACGCCATCTCTAAATTCAACCATGCCTCCTGTGTGATCTTTGTGCAGATGTGACATCAACACATACTTGACATCTGTTGGTTCAAAGCCCAATTTTCGGATATTATTGTGAATAGTCAGATTCCCGTCATCATCTGTCATACCCAACCCTGCATCACATAATATAAGTCCTGCAGCAGACTCAATTAAGAAAGGGTGTACATGTACAAATAGGGATCCTGGACGATCCTTTGGACTGTCTTTATCTTTATCAAAAGGTATGAATTTTTTCGAGGAATCGACGGAAAAAGAGCCTTCAAAAAGCGAATGTGCTTGTATCATATTTATATGCTTGGAAATATGGAAGTTATGATTTCAACATTTTTAGTTACTGACCAAAGATTAGGTAAGTAGCTTTTCAAAACGTATATTTACACGTTAAATCAATGCAAAGATATGCAAAAAAGGTGGGTACTAAAGTCTAAATCTGAACATAGCAAAGTCATAAAATTAAGTGATGAGTTAGGTATCAGTCCAGTACTCGGCGAATTGCTGATCAATAGGGAGATTGAAACTTTTGAGCAAGCAAAAGAGTTTTTCAGACCCTCTCTTGCACATTTGCATAATCCTTTTCTGATGAAAGATATGGATATTGCCGTATCTCGAATCGAAAAAGCAATAGGCAATAATGAGAAGATATTGATTTACGGTGACTACGATGTAGACGGAACGACAGCCGTAGCCGTAGTGTATAATTTCTTCAGGGAATTTCATACCCGAATTGAATTCTATATTCCAGACCGCTATGCTGAGGGCTATGGTATTTCTACCCAAGGCATCGACTATGCAGCTGAAAATGGTTTCACCCTGATTATTGCTTTAGACTGTGGCATCAAGGCAAATGATAAAATAGATTACGCCTCTTCCAAACAAATTGATTTCATCATTGGAGATCACCATCTCCCTGGTGAGGAGCTCCCTCAGGCAGTGGCTGTACTGGACCCGAAACGTGAAGACTGTATCTATCCATACAAAGAGCTATCTGGATGCGGGATTGGCTTTAAGCTTATACAGGCTTTTATCCAGAAAAATGAGATGGATATCCAGCTATGCTATCAATTCTTGGATTTGGTTGCGGTCAGTATCGCTTCAGATATTGTCCCCATAACAGGAGAAAATAGAATCCTCTCGCATTTTGGACTTCAAAAGTTGAACACCAACCCCTGCTGTGGACTTCAAGCACTCATCAACCTATCCTCTAACAAGACAGGCACATTTACGGTCAATGACATTGTCTTTCAAATCGGCCCTCGCATTAATGCTGCTGGCCGCATAGATCATGCGAAAGATGCTGTCAAACTACTAATATCTAAATCACTACCAGAAGCGAAGGATTTTTCAGAAAGTATAGATGACCAAAAT encodes:
- a CDS encoding MBL fold metallo-hydrolase; translated protein: MIQAHSLFEGSFSVDSSKKFIPFDKDKDSPKDRPGSLFVHVHPFLIESAAGLILCDAGLGMTDDDGNLTIHNNIRKLGFEPTDVKYVLMSHLHKDHTGGMVEFRDGVGRIAFPEAEYIVQRGEWEDAFSGHSSSYKTDIFDVIQRSGNLVLVEGGGMVNQEISFEQNGGHTPHHQAFHIETGGEHYFFGGDVLPEPEEIFRNFIAKYDYDGRRAKELRQEYWEEGAPNDWIYLFYHSKSIAIGRPEQREDGTYKLIHAE
- the recJ gene encoding single-stranded-DNA-specific exonuclease RecJ, which produces MQKRWVLKSKSEHSKVIKLSDELGISPVLGELLINREIETFEQAKEFFRPSLAHLHNPFLMKDMDIAVSRIEKAIGNNEKILIYGDYDVDGTTAVAVVYNFFREFHTRIEFYIPDRYAEGYGISTQGIDYAAENGFTLIIALDCGIKANDKIDYASSKQIDFIIGDHHLPGEELPQAVAVLDPKREDCIYPYKELSGCGIGFKLIQAFIQKNEMDIQLCYQFLDLVAVSIASDIVPITGENRILSHFGLQKLNTNPCCGLQALINLSSNKTGTFTVNDIVFQIGPRINAAGRIDHAKDAVKLLISKSLPEAKDFSESIDDQNNVRKDFDLKITEEALSLIDESEKLQARKSTVLFKADWHKGVIGIVASRLTEKYYRPTIILTQTNGHVAGSARSVIGFDLYEALSECSDLLDQFGGHKYAAGLTMKLENVSSFQEKFEDVVTAKIKPEMLQQEVIIEITIPLVDITVRFFKILKQFEPLGPQNEAPIFLTKKVMIVGNAYIVGTNHLKMTIRQEDSASFDCIGFGLAEHLPHINSGKPFDICYAIEENNWRGKKNLQLNIKSIRY